Proteins encoded by one window of Candidatus Odinarchaeum yellowstonii:
- a CDS encoding FtsX-like permease family protein: MGLLKTSLRTIRKRKSRAALTIICITIGVAVFAGANVGADGVENAYITQLLSTFSDVDLTLSNSSNPLYSISYNSSLITQILNTPHVEAAAPRISTLQTFWFNGTGDNVLILLGIDVILDSEFGLVNPADLINQLQGNNCIINQVAAEMFNLTPGQIIGLYSPVIGVNETVQIIGVGVFQGKFSIEKSAPLIVFNIEFIQSLLHMESQATELVLKIDSYRNIDAVINNLRNLYGDKFTYYSQKLEALDKSSSNIMVLRGALNIFSILALIVTFVLIIVVMLMNISERKRDLGIMRAIGASTKQIFTYVIVETLIYGLIGSTTGTIAGILLSTYMLDFLGAAISTLTSLGELTIILNPLTLITCFSTGMLIVLLAGNIPAVAATKITILETIRPRMKGVAKVNVIKKTFILGVVLLISGSLTMYLLGGGMIITGNFTPILLSTTLITAGLILSFNSTLYYISKGVSTFFKLFLKESKSIIERNVARNRTRTTFTFTMVAIGIVFVIFFSSLAVTFTATFSTVIRVFTGSDIKMQVSPSINYNFTSELRTLPGVQNASPSYESLCTINGQDFKIALIFTDPESFLTVYPRINTASGPTIEEALNTLKSTNRTIILAKKAADLLNLTVGDNIALNVKNVNGSTTTMVFKIVALVEQFYGYPQYMFNIRAFGDIYGAYISISQLQEIVGTSNVETFFIKTRAGVDQIQVKKDLENVLSRRFESVTLISAKEWENQISSIVESFSNVVYFFVGFAFIVATIGIGIIMIVAVSERRREIGILKAIGMSRNQVLKLVLGESVIITVIGLIVGIGGGLYLWFLFLNRVSSTVSNLFFELPFIIPVEVIVYMSVVGLIMALTAAAYPAYRAMELEIVDALRRD, encoded by the coding sequence TTGGGCTTGTTAAAAACGAGTCTGAGAACTATTAGAAAGAGAAAATCAAGGGCGGCTTTAACTATAATATGTATCACTATCGGTGTAGCGGTTTTCGCAGGCGCTAATGTAGGAGCTGACGGAGTGGAGAACGCGTATATCACGCAGTTATTATCAACCTTCAGCGACGTCGATTTAACTCTCTCTAATAGTTCAAATCCACTCTACTCTATAAGCTATAATTCATCCTTAATAACTCAGATTTTAAACACCCCTCACGTGGAGGCGGCTGCGCCGCGCATATCCACGCTTCAAACCTTCTGGTTTAACGGGACAGGTGACAACGTACTCATATTATTAGGAATTGACGTCATCTTAGATAGCGAATTCGGTTTAGTAAACCCGGCTGATTTAATTAATCAACTACAAGGCAATAACTGTATCATAAACCAGGTTGCAGCCGAAATGTTTAATCTCACACCCGGTCAGATAATAGGATTATACAGTCCTGTTATCGGAGTTAATGAAACGGTTCAAATCATCGGTGTCGGTGTTTTTCAAGGTAAATTCTCAATTGAAAAATCTGCACCTTTAATAGTTTTTAACATTGAATTCATACAAAGTCTACTGCACATGGAGAGTCAGGCTACTGAATTAGTTTTAAAAATTGACAGTTATAGAAATATTGACGCAGTTATAAACAATCTCAGAAATTTATACGGAGATAAATTCACATACTATTCTCAGAAGCTTGAAGCGTTAGATAAATCATCGTCTAATATTATGGTTTTAAGAGGCGCCTTAAACATTTTCTCAATACTCGCATTAATAGTAACATTTGTTTTAATTATAGTAGTTATGCTTATGAATATCTCTGAGAGAAAACGTGATCTAGGTATAATGAGAGCTATAGGCGCCTCAACCAAGCAGATCTTCACCTATGTTATTGTAGAGACACTAATATATGGTTTAATCGGCTCAACAACCGGGACTATAGCAGGAATCCTACTAAGCACGTATATGTTAGATTTTCTAGGAGCGGCTATTTCAACTCTCACATCTTTAGGAGAGTTAACAATTATTCTAAACCCGTTAACGCTAATAACATGTTTTTCAACCGGTATGCTCATCGTATTATTAGCTGGGAATATACCAGCTGTTGCGGCTACTAAAATCACAATATTAGAAACCATTCGACCTCGAATGAAAGGTGTAGCTAAAGTTAATGTGATTAAGAAAACCTTTATTCTAGGAGTTGTCCTGCTAATTTCAGGCTCGCTAACCATGTATTTACTTGGCGGAGGCATGATAATAACCGGCAACTTCACTCCAATACTTCTCTCAACCACTCTTATAACCGCCGGTTTAATTCTTTCATTCAACTCAACCTTATACTATATTTCTAAAGGTGTTTCAACTTTTTTTAAACTGTTTTTAAAAGAATCTAAATCTATTATTGAACGGAATGTAGCGCGTAATAGAACTAGAACAACTTTCACTTTTACAATGGTTGCTATTGGAATAGTGTTCGTAATATTTTTCAGCTCGCTAGCTGTCACCTTCACAGCCACATTCTCTACGGTGATACGCGTCTTCACAGGCAGCGATATTAAAATGCAGGTTAGTCCCTCAATTAACTATAATTTCACATCTGAACTGCGCACGCTACCCGGTGTTCAAAACGCTTCACCAAGCTATGAGAGCCTTTGCACAATCAACGGCCAAGATTTTAAAATAGCTTTAATATTCACGGATCCAGAGTCTTTTTTAACAGTCTACCCGCGGATAAACACAGCTTCCGGGCCAACTATCGAAGAAGCGCTTAATACTCTTAAATCAACTAATAGAACAATAATACTGGCTAAAAAGGCCGCTGATTTATTAAATTTAACCGTCGGTGATAATATCGCATTAAACGTTAAAAATGTGAACGGTTCAACTACCACAATGGTTTTCAAAATTGTAGCGTTGGTTGAACAATTTTACGGATACCCTCAGTACATGTTTAATATAAGAGCGTTCGGTGACATCTACGGTGCTTATATTTCAATATCACAGTTACAGGAGATAGTGGGGACATCAAACGTGGAGACGTTCTTTATAAAAACACGAGCGGGGGTTGATCAAATACAAGTTAAAAAAGATTTAGAGAATGTTTTAAGCCGCCGTTTTGAAAGTGTTACTTTAATATCAGCTAAAGAGTGGGAGAATCAGATTTCATCCATTGTTGAAAGCTTCTCTAATGTGGTTTACTTTTTTGTAGGATTTGCCTTTATCGTAGCTACTATAGGCATAGGAATAATTATGATTGTCGCAGTATCGGAGAGAAGGAGAGAGATCGGAATCTTAAAAGCTATAGGAATGAGTAGAAACCAAGTTTTGAAGCTGGTGCTCGGTGAATCGGTTATAATCACGGTGATCGGTTTAATTGTTGGAATAGGGGGAGGCTTATATCTTTGGTTCCTATTCTTAAATCGAGTATCTTCAACAGTCTCTAACCTATTTTTCGAGCTCCCTTTTATAATACCGGTTGAAGTAATAGTTTATATGAGTGTGGTTGGATTAATCATGGCTTTAACCGCAGCCGCTTACCCGGCTTACAGAGCGATGGAATTAGAGATAGTCGACGCTTTGCGCCGTGATTGA
- a CDS encoding ABC transporter ATP-binding protein — protein sequence MNHELNLAQIGLEKEVVVETVNLSRYYKRGDQIIKALDNVSVKIYRGEPTAIMGPSGSGKTTFLNLIGLLDKPSSGTILINGQNVTLMSNRQIVDLRRHTIGFVFQFYNLIDVLTAGENVELPLLIAGVKKKERAQRTAALLSLVGLSDRFNHLPDELSGGEQQRVAIARALANNPSLILADEPTGDLDSKTGRMVMKILLDSCKERNIGLIVVTHDSDIANMTDRILFLRDGRLIGESRPVS from the coding sequence TTGAATCATGAATTAAATCTCGCACAGATAGGTTTAGAGAAAGAAGTAGTCGTGGAGACTGTTAACCTATCCAGATATTATAAGCGAGGTGACCAGATTATTAAAGCACTAGATAACGTTAGCGTTAAAATATATCGCGGGGAGCCAACCGCTATTATGGGCCCTAGCGGGTCAGGTAAAACAACTTTTCTAAACTTAATAGGGTTACTGGATAAGCCATCATCTGGAACCATATTAATTAACGGGCAGAACGTGACTTTAATGTCTAATCGTCAAATAGTTGATTTACGCCGTCACACAATCGGTTTCGTATTTCAATTCTATAATTTAATAGATGTTTTAACAGCTGGAGAAAACGTAGAGCTCCCTCTTCTCATAGCTGGTGTTAAGAAAAAAGAGAGAGCGCAGAGAACAGCCGCGCTTCTATCCTTGGTGGGTTTAAGCGATAGATTTAATCATCTCCCGGATGAGCTTAGCGGAGGGGAGCAGCAGAGAGTCGCTATCGCTAGAGCGTTAGCTAATAACCCCTCCCTCATATTAGCTGATGAACCTACAGGGGATTTAGACTCTAAAACAGGTAGAATGGTTATGAAGATTCTTTTAGATTCATGTAAAGAGAGAAATATAGGGTTAATAGTGGTGACCCACGACAGTGATATAGCTAATATGACGGATAGAATTCTTTTTCTAAGAGATGGGAGGTTAATAGGTGAGAGCCGACCTGTGAGTTGA
- a CDS encoding phosphopantetheine adenylyltransferase, whose product MSVPPQTSKKYKLVAVGGTFDHFHKGHESLLTKAFSIGERILIGVTTDSFCASKPLSNVIQPFELRKRSVINFIREHFKDVDFQIIDLSDKYGPTVYEKNIEAIVVTEDTFKTALEINQIRVSRGLQPLEIVLVDMVLAYDGLPISSTRVRRGEITVDGEPAHLKK is encoded by the coding sequence ATGAGCGTTCCCCCCCAAACGTCTAAAAAGTATAAGTTAGTGGCTGTAGGGGGGACATTCGACCACTTTCATAAAGGGCATGAATCACTTCTAACTAAAGCTTTTTCAATAGGTGAAAGAATTTTAATCGGTGTGACCACGGACTCTTTCTGCGCTTCTAAGCCTTTATCTAATGTTATCCAACCTTTTGAGTTGAGAAAGCGCAGCGTCATCAACTTTATAAGAGAGCATTTTAAAGACGTCGACTTCCAAATTATAGATTTAAGCGATAAGTACGGCCCGACTGTCTATGAGAAAAATATTGAAGCTATAGTGGTAACGGAGGACACGTTTAAAACAGCCTTAGAGATCAATCAAATCAGGGTTAGCAGAGGGCTTCAACCTCTTGAAATAGTTCTTGTAGATATGGTTTTAGCTTACGACGGCCTGCCTATATCTTCCACAAGGGTGAGACGCGGGGAAATCACCGTGGACGGTGAACCAGCTCACTTAAAGAAATAA
- a CDS encoding DUF1512 domain-containing protein gives MQFNFGNDINSIISILIYVFFFIYIIFAQRIQIWAMSKQIEVALSKLEMYYSKGKSITINTIKEVCKCDTDPTNAVNNFLEFFTIEPVDKDPAGVLKRLEHILDVRDSRFEMQVRQLAPTAPESEIQNIENLLEAAQAVYFIFKVVRHYYLLAKKSKSYIFIVQLQMQLSEIMRIASAYFEALRAFADGKPIGDSIGPFVVTAIAKEYKRAGKPVKEILNYVKDTMVYEVDFENRRLYIVRAQGPGGAVGKPGEAIKKLVEENNGKISRIITIDAALRLEGEKSAEIAEGVGAAIGGPGVEKFKMEDAGVAYNIPLDAIIVKETIEEAVTSLKKELAEAVDNVVNRIKTAINERTKPGDVIILAGIGNTIGVGV, from the coding sequence ATGCAATTCAATTTTGGAAACGATATAAACTCGATAATTTCAATACTTATCTATGTCTTCTTCTTCATATATATTATATTCGCTCAGAGAATTCAAATATGGGCGATGAGCAAGCAGATCGAAGTTGCTTTATCGAAGTTGGAGATGTATTATTCTAAAGGTAAGTCTATTACCATTAACACTATAAAAGAGGTTTGTAAATGTGACACGGATCCAACTAACGCTGTTAACAACTTCCTCGAATTCTTTACTATTGAACCAGTTGACAAGGATCCGGCGGGTGTTTTAAAGAGACTTGAACATATTCTCGATGTGAGGGATAGTCGATTCGAAATGCAGGTTCGACAGTTAGCGCCCACAGCCCCGGAATCTGAAATTCAGAATATTGAAAACTTATTGGAGGCGGCTCAAGCAGTATACTTTATATTTAAAGTGGTAAGACACTACTATCTTTTAGCTAAAAAATCTAAGAGTTATATTTTCATCGTGCAATTGCAAATGCAGTTAAGCGAGATAATGAGAATTGCAAGCGCTTATTTCGAGGCGTTAAGAGCGTTCGCTGATGGTAAACCGATCGGTGATTCAATAGGACCATTTGTAGTCACCGCGATAGCCAAAGAGTATAAGCGGGCGGGGAAACCTGTGAAAGAAATCTTAAATTATGTGAAAGATACGATGGTATATGAAGTAGACTTCGAGAACCGTAGGCTTTATATTGTAAGAGCCCAAGGGCCTGGTGGAGCTGTAGGTAAACCAGGGGAGGCTATTAAAAAATTAGTTGAAGAGAATAACGGGAAGATAAGCAGGATTATAACAATAGACGCTGCTTTAAGACTTGAAGGTGAGAAATCAGCTGAAATCGCGGAAGGTGTAGGCGCTGCTATAGGCGGGCCTGGAGTTGAGAAATTCAAAATGGAGGATGCAGGTGTAGCCTATAATATACCCCTAGACGCTATAATAGTTAAAGAAACCATTGAAGAAGCTGTTACATCTCTTAAAAAGGAACTAGCGGAAGCTGTTGACAATGTTGTTAACAGGATTAAGACAGCTATTAACGAGCGGACAAAGCCCGGTGATGTAATAATATTAGCTGGTATCGGTAATACTATCGGAGTGGGTGTGTGA
- a CDS encoding phenylalanine--tRNA ligase subunit alpha codes for MSENKICLTPQEFELLQLLNSTSGGGEVREVAKDLKKSYVEVIRVAQELSEKKLLTIEASTEKIIRLLPSGLKAATEGLPERIAVEKILKNGGSVELNRLQELLSVTSDELKIILGWLRAKNWVKIIKKDGGMILSAEKKPEESSDEKLLKYLMEKGEVSYEQLNSEFRKALEDLKRRKELVEVAPITYRYLKITQAGRSALLKEVEFKHEVTQLTPELIKTGGWRKAEFKKFDLESPVSRIYPGKLHPITLLIDEIREIFLEFGFEEIESPLVENTFWNFDVLFVPQDHPARDAWDTFYLKKPSRGNLRDSEIILNVKAAHENGWVTGSKGWGYTWDRSEAEKLILRTHTTAATIRYAATNPKPPKKVFCIDRVYRNERTDYRHLAEFTQIEGIIIDENASLRELLGFLKEFYNRLGFNKIRFRPGYFPFTEPSIEVDLYSDKLNQWIEMVGAGIFRPEVTAPLGVRTPILAWGMGFERLAMLRLDLNDVRILYRNDINWLRSIPSIIKKGI; via the coding sequence TTGTCTGAGAATAAAATATGTTTAACCCCCCAAGAATTTGAATTACTCCAATTATTGAATTCGACAAGCGGGGGCGGAGAGGTAAGAGAGGTCGCTAAAGATCTTAAGAAAAGCTATGTTGAAGTTATTCGAGTAGCCCAAGAATTATCTGAGAAAAAATTATTAACAATTGAAGCATCCACCGAGAAAATTATAAGATTGCTCCCATCTGGGTTAAAAGCGGCGACTGAAGGTTTACCTGAGCGTATAGCTGTTGAAAAAATTTTAAAAAACGGCGGCTCAGTTGAGTTAAACCGTTTACAGGAGTTACTATCAGTCACATCCGATGAACTTAAAATTATACTAGGCTGGCTTCGCGCTAAAAACTGGGTTAAAATAATTAAAAAAGACGGGGGTATGATTTTAAGCGCTGAGAAAAAGCCTGAAGAAAGCTCGGATGAAAAGCTTTTAAAATATTTAATGGAGAAAGGGGAGGTATCATACGAACAGTTAAACAGCGAGTTTAGAAAAGCGTTAGAAGATTTAAAGAGAAGAAAAGAACTTGTTGAAGTAGCACCTATAACTTACAGATATCTGAAAATAACTCAAGCAGGGAGAAGCGCGCTTCTTAAAGAAGTGGAGTTCAAACACGAGGTAACACAGCTGACACCGGAGCTTATTAAAACCGGTGGATGGCGTAAGGCGGAGTTTAAAAAATTTGATTTAGAGTCGCCTGTGAGTAGAATCTACCCCGGTAAACTTCATCCGATAACCTTACTTATAGATGAGATAAGAGAGATATTCTTAGAGTTCGGATTCGAAGAGATAGAGAGCCCCCTGGTGGAGAATACATTCTGGAATTTCGACGTCCTATTCGTTCCACAGGATCATCCTGCAAGAGATGCGTGGGATACATTTTACCTGAAAAAACCTAGTAGAGGAAATCTACGCGACAGCGAAATCATCTTAAATGTTAAAGCAGCGCACGAAAACGGTTGGGTGACCGGCTCGAAAGGTTGGGGTTACACTTGGGATAGAAGCGAGGCGGAGAAGCTTATTCTAAGAACACACACCACAGCGGCGACTATCAGATACGCTGCCACCAACCCTAAGCCACCTAAAAAAGTTTTCTGCATAGACAGAGTATATAGAAATGAAAGAACAGATTACCGCCACCTCGCAGAATTTACACAAATAGAGGGTATTATCATCGACGAGAACGCTTCTTTAAGAGAACTACTCGGATTTCTAAAAGAATTTTATAACCGGCTAGGTTTTAATAAAATCAGGTTCAGACCAGGGTATTTCCCCTTTACGGAACCTAGTATAGAAGTAGATTTATACTCGGATAAGTTGAATCAGTGGATAGAAATGGTTGGAGCTGGAATCTTCAGACCTGAAGTGACAGCACCGTTAGGGGTTAGAACACCTATTTTAGCTTGGGGAATGGGGTTCGAACGTTTAGCTATGCTGAGATTAGATCTTAACGATGTTCGCATATTATATCGGAATGATATCAACTGGTTAAGAAGCATTCCAAGTATTATAAAGAAGGGGATTTAA
- the pheT gene encoding phenylalanine--tRNA ligase subunit beta, which produces MPSIELEIEELNQLLGAAFSIEDLKTNLSQIGLDIESVENGVIKAEYNPNRPDYCTIEGVVRQLKGRLGLEKGLPDYKIDKGSITLTVDESVAEIRPLIVCGVARNVVLDYKRIQRLMKIQEDLHRLVGRNRFKAAIGVHDLDKVNPPFKYLGVKPESVKFTPLGERVEMNLKEILKKHPKGVEYAHLVNKYDRYPIILDREGEVLSFPPIINGVLTQVTEETENIFLDITGYSMSNILMALNILSTALYDSGARLETVNVKYPDKTLITPTLEPEVMLFNKEKALKTIGLTLSDKEILEAFNRVRFRAERVPDKKGSVFKIYIPPYRFDILHEIDLVEELAIGYGLDKIEPVYRSTPTTGSYSIKNKLVTQLRRILIGLQLLEVVTTSLTNEEDQFKRMLFFDEDHVQLLNPVSGEYTIFRVNILPSLLKVFSINRHAPLPQRIFEIGDVLKIDESNMETKTRREVNIAFAVMDDAANYTVIKELTEAFIRELGIRDISYSHIEKPFILEGRGGSLTCNNVRVGWIGEIHPQVLNNFEIEYPVCAAEFSLKNIEEALKKN; this is translated from the coding sequence ATGCCTTCAATAGAATTAGAAATAGAAGAGTTAAATCAACTGCTTGGAGCGGCTTTTTCAATAGAAGATTTGAAAACAAACTTAAGCCAAATAGGCTTAGACATTGAAAGCGTGGAAAACGGTGTTATAAAAGCCGAGTATAATCCGAATAGACCGGATTACTGTACTATTGAAGGAGTTGTGAGACAGCTTAAAGGGAGACTCGGCTTAGAAAAAGGGTTACCGGATTACAAAATAGATAAAGGTTCTATAACGCTCACAGTCGATGAGAGTGTAGCTGAGATAAGACCGCTAATAGTTTGCGGAGTGGCTAGAAACGTAGTATTAGATTATAAGCGAATCCAGAGATTGATGAAAATTCAAGAAGACCTTCATAGATTAGTTGGAAGAAACCGTTTTAAAGCTGCGATAGGAGTCCACGACTTAGATAAAGTTAATCCACCATTCAAATATTTAGGTGTTAAGCCGGAGTCTGTGAAGTTTACACCTTTAGGTGAACGCGTTGAAATGAATCTTAAAGAAATACTGAAAAAACATCCTAAAGGAGTCGAATACGCGCACCTAGTCAATAAATACGACAGGTACCCTATAATTTTAGATAGGGAAGGGGAAGTGTTATCTTTTCCACCTATCATAAACGGTGTTTTAACCCAAGTAACGGAGGAAACTGAAAACATATTCCTAGATATAACCGGGTACAGTATGTCAAATATTTTAATGGCTCTTAATATTCTAAGCACCGCTCTCTATGATTCAGGTGCTAGACTGGAGACCGTTAATGTGAAATACCCGGATAAAACCCTCATCACCCCCACACTTGAACCTGAAGTTATGTTATTTAACAAAGAGAAAGCTTTGAAAACAATAGGTTTAACTCTCTCAGATAAAGAGATCTTGGAAGCCTTCAACAGAGTTAGATTCAGAGCGGAGAGGGTACCTGATAAAAAAGGAAGCGTTTTTAAAATATATATTCCACCGTATAGATTCGACATCCTCCATGAAATAGATTTAGTGGAGGAGTTAGCTATAGGATACGGTTTAGATAAAATTGAACCTGTTTACCGATCCACACCTACAACAGGCTCTTATTCCATTAAAAATAAGCTTGTAACCCAGTTAAGAAGAATACTAATAGGCCTACAATTATTAGAAGTTGTAACCACTTCACTTACAAATGAAGAAGATCAGTTTAAGAGAATGCTATTTTTCGACGAGGATCACGTCCAATTATTAAACCCTGTGAGCGGTGAGTACACTATTTTTAGAGTAAATATTTTACCAAGTTTACTAAAAGTATTTAGTATAAATAGACACGCCCCATTACCACAGCGAATATTCGAAATAGGCGACGTCCTTAAAATAGATGAATCAAATATGGAGACCAAAACTAGAAGAGAGGTTAATATCGCTTTCGCAGTTATGGATGACGCTGCAAACTATACAGTGATAAAAGAGTTAACAGAAGCTTTCATAAGAGAATTAGGTATAAGAGACATCTCTTATAGTCATATTGAAAAACCGTTTATATTAGAGGGAAGAGGGGGCTCATTAACATGCAATAATGTGAGAGTAGGTTGGATTGGCGAGATACACCCACAGGTTCTAAACAACTTTGAAATAGAATACCCTGTGTGCGCGGCTGAATTCTCTTTAAAGAACATAGAGGAGGCTCTTAAAAAAAATTAA
- a CDS encoding class I SAM-dependent methyltransferase family protein: MTRIFSILKERLADQIPGSVINLLPRGYQKIGDIIILSLKPELIPYREIIASELIKLTPRTRMVMLKKSGVTGEFRKPNLEVILGEGGTETVHFENNCIFKLDVTNIMFSKGNISERRRIAKLVREGETVVDMFAGIGYFSINIAVHAKPKKIIAIELNPLAYKYLLENIRLNKVEHLIEPIHGDAGIVCTQLTNLADRVIMGLLPSPRNYVKPALNILRRPGVIHYEGVCESGSRFETLLKEFITAAELSEKEVKLIGSRRVKSFGPRKEHVRLDIQVN; this comes from the coding sequence ATGACACGGATTTTCAGTATTTTAAAGGAGAGGCTAGCAGATCAGATACCTGGAAGTGTTATAAATCTACTGCCAAGAGGCTACCAGAAGATAGGGGATATTATAATATTATCGCTTAAACCTGAGCTTATACCCTACCGTGAAATTATAGCAAGTGAACTTATCAAGTTAACACCTCGAACTAGAATGGTGATGCTTAAAAAAAGCGGTGTCACCGGCGAATTTAGGAAACCTAATTTAGAAGTCATATTAGGAGAGGGGGGGACTGAAACAGTTCACTTCGAAAACAACTGTATATTTAAACTAGATGTGACGAATATAATGTTTTCTAAAGGAAATATCTCTGAGCGACGTAGAATAGCCAAACTTGTAAGAGAGGGGGAAACAGTAGTTGACATGTTTGCCGGGATAGGATATTTTTCAATAAACATAGCTGTTCACGCTAAGCCTAAAAAAATAATAGCTATTGAACTTAACCCACTAGCGTATAAGTATCTTCTAGAAAATATAAGACTAAACAAAGTTGAACATTTAATTGAACCAATCCACGGGGACGCGGGAATAGTTTGCACTCAGCTAACCAACTTAGCTGATAGAGTTATAATGGGGCTCCTACCCTCACCTAGAAATTACGTGAAACCTGCACTAAATATTCTGAGAAGACCTGGGGTGATACATTATGAAGGGGTATGTGAATCTGGAAGCCGGTTTGAAACACTTTTAAAAGAATTTATAACAGCTGCTGAGCTCTCAGAAAAAGAGGTGAAACTAATCGGCTCCAGGAGAGTTAAATCTTTTGGACCGCGCAAAGAACATGTGAGACTGGATATCCAGGTGAATTGA